The Gammaproteobacteria bacterium genome includes a region encoding these proteins:
- the dxs gene encoding 1-deoxy-D-xylulose-5-phosphate synthase has translation MSSYTLLDRVNTPSDLRQLPESQLKQFSDELREFLIDSVSNSGGHFGSGLGTVELTVALHYVFDTPHDRIVWDVGHQAYPHKILTGRKDRIETIKKKDGLAPFPKRFESEYDTFGVGHSSTSIGAALGMALASKQQGVDRKTVAVIGDGAMTAGMAFEALNHGGDLEPDMLVVLNENEMSISPNVGAFARMLIKIVSGRFYNKMREKSKRIMKRDSWLWKFMSRWEEHTKGMLIPSTLFEELGFLYFGPIDGHDVNQLVKTLSIIKETKGPKFLHIITKKGKGYKPAESDPIKYHAVSPFDRNIGVQPANKPSLPSYTQVFGQWLCDMARDDNRLVGITPAMREGSGLVEFSKLFPKRYYDVGIAEQHAVTLAAGMACEGVVPVVAIYSSFLQRAYDQLIHDVAIQNLGVLFAIDRGGVVGPDGATHAGNMDLSFLRCVPNMTIMAPSDENECRQMLYTGFTLGTPAAVRYPRGSGIGVAIQPKMEKLPIGKGTIVRKGSKIAILAFGTTLEAANVAAETLDATVVNMRFVKPLDEELITEIQAKHSLIVTVEDNVIKGGAGSGVNEYLNSIQSKAKVLNLGLPDFYQDHGSRDDLLQEAGIDAQGILRQVKSFSNFKKNTFSESKIVEFKK, from the coding sequence ATGAGTTCTTACACATTGTTGGATAGAGTAAACACTCCGAGTGACTTGAGACAGCTTCCTGAGTCACAGTTAAAGCAATTTTCTGATGAGTTGAGGGAGTTTTTAATTGATTCTGTATCAAATTCCGGTGGTCATTTTGGTTCCGGTTTGGGAACAGTTGAATTAACTGTTGCGTTGCATTATGTGTTTGATACTCCTCACGACCGAATTGTTTGGGACGTTGGACATCAGGCTTATCCGCACAAAATATTGACCGGCCGTAAAGATCGAATTGAAACCATCAAGAAAAAAGACGGTCTTGCCCCTTTTCCAAAGCGCTTTGAAAGTGAGTATGACACGTTTGGCGTTGGTCATTCGTCCACTTCGATTGGCGCAGCTTTAGGAATGGCTTTAGCATCCAAACAACAAGGGGTTGACCGTAAAACCGTAGCAGTAATCGGTGATGGTGCAATGACTGCCGGGATGGCGTTTGAAGCATTAAATCATGGCGGTGATTTAGAGCCTGATATGTTGGTTGTTTTGAACGAAAATGAAATGTCAATTTCTCCTAATGTTGGCGCTTTTGCCAGAATGTTGATAAAAATTGTCAGTGGACGTTTTTATAACAAGATGAGGGAGAAATCCAAACGCATCATGAAAAGGGATTCATGGCTGTGGAAATTCATGTCACGCTGGGAAGAACACACTAAAGGAATGTTGATTCCATCGACACTATTTGAAGAACTCGGATTTTTGTATTTCGGACCTATTGATGGTCATGATGTCAATCAACTGGTAAAAACCTTGAGTATCATCAAAGAAACCAAAGGCCCCAAATTTCTGCATATCATCACTAAAAAAGGCAAGGGCTATAAACCCGCTGAAAGCGATCCAATCAAATACCATGCTGTTTCTCCATTTGATCGTAACATTGGTGTACAACCGGCTAACAAGCCGAGCTTGCCATCATACACACAGGTTTTTGGACAATGGCTTTGTGACATGGCACGCGATGATAATCGTCTGGTCGGAATTACTCCGGCGATGCGTGAAGGCTCGGGCTTGGTTGAGTTCTCTAAATTATTTCCCAAAAGGTATTATGATGTCGGAATTGCCGAGCAACATGCTGTTACTTTAGCCGCAGGAATGGCTTGTGAAGGCGTTGTTCCTGTGGTTGCTATCTATTCCAGTTTCCTGCAAAGAGCTTATGACCAATTAATACATGACGTAGCGATTCAAAACCTTGGGGTTTTATTTGCTATTGATCGTGGTGGCGTGGTCGGACCTGATGGTGCCACTCATGCCGGAAACATGGATTTGAGTTTTTTACGTTGTGTTCCAAACATGACAATTATGGCACCGTCTGATGAAAACGAATGCCGCCAAATGCTTTATACCGGTTTCACATTGGGAACACCGGCAGCAGTGCGTTACCCTCGTGGCTCAGGAATTGGAGTTGCAATTCAGCCCAAAATGGAGAAATTGCCAATTGGAAAAGGGACTATTGTCAGAAAAGGTTCCAAAATTGCAATTTTGGCATTTGGTACAACTTTGGAAGCTGCCAATGTAGCTGCTGAAACATTAGATGCAACCGTAGTCAATATGCGGTTTGTAAAACCACTGGATGAAGAGTTAATTACTGAAATTCAAGCAAAACACAGTTTAATCGTGACGGTTGAAGACAATGTTATCAAAGGTGGAGCCGGAAGTGGCGTGAACGAATACCTCAACAGCATTCAGTCGAAAGCAAAAGTATTGAACCTCGGCTTACCTGATTTCTATCAGGATCATGGTAGCAGAGATGATCTTTTACAAGAAGCCGGAATTGATGCCCAGGGAATTCTGCGACAAGTCAAATCATTCAGCAACTTTAAGAAAAACACATTTTCTGAATCGAAAATTGTAGAGTTTAAAAAGTAG
- the dut gene encoding dUTP diphosphatase has translation MSVLVKKIELKVLNKDFNKEFGLPQYATDGSAGLDLRACIEEPLKVASRETVLIPTGLAIHIKDNNMAATILPRSGLGHKHGLVLGNLVGLIDSDYQGQLFVSCWNRSDKDYTINRGDRIAQMVFVPIIQAQFEVVEEFNDSERGEGGFGHSGVA, from the coding sequence ATGAGTGTTTTAGTGAAGAAAATTGAACTCAAAGTATTAAATAAGGACTTCAATAAAGAATTCGGTCTCCCTCAATATGCAACAGATGGCTCTGCGGGATTGGATTTGCGCGCTTGTATAGAAGAACCTCTAAAGGTCGCATCAAGAGAAACTGTATTGATTCCTACAGGACTAGCAATCCATATCAAAGATAATAATATGGCAGCCACAATATTGCCACGTTCCGGCTTGGGTCATAAGCATGGATTGGTTTTAGGCAATCTGGTCGGCTTAATCGACTCAGACTATCAAGGACAATTGTTTGTCTCCTGCTGGAATCGTTCCGATAAAGATTATACAATCAATCGCGGAGACCGAATTGCTCAAATGGTTTTTGTACCAATTATACAAGCTCAGTTTGAGGTAGTTGAAGAATTTAATGATTCCGAAAGAGGCGAAGGTGGATTTGGTCACTCAGGTGTTGCATAA
- a CDS encoding SPFH domain-containing protein translates to MGSSKIKVFVVLAVIFGAIAMLFMAFGINNAGHRTVVQYPTGKLYVKFSPGIYPIWFGTTEVYNDVITFDYDKTIAEADSSIDQQGISVRYQDGGTGTVYGKARFTLPSDEETMLHLHKDFRSNRGVAQKLIKSITEEGMNLTAGLMSSEEAYAEKRSIFTQWANQQISKGKFQTKLEKITTVDEGTGKTVTKNIPVISYGENGLPIHVASDMEKYEISVTGFQITDWDFEPKTLQQIATKREATMAIITAKANAERAKQDAITSEEQGKANVMTAKYEKEVVKAQAIVDAQREKEIAVIAAERQVEVARQLKLEAEQKKLAAAEYKQEQILRGEGDAEYKKLVMEADGALQQKLETYQRVMGYFAKAVESQKWVPEIQMSSNGSEGGGDAAMALIEMLSVKTAKDLALDLSVNNNKK, encoded by the coding sequence ATGGGAAGCAGTAAAATCAAGGTTTTTGTTGTTTTAGCAGTTATCTTTGGAGCTATAGCTATGCTTTTTATGGCATTTGGAATCAACAATGCCGGACACCGAACGGTTGTCCAATATCCAACAGGTAAACTTTATGTGAAATTCTCACCGGGTATTTATCCAATCTGGTTCGGAACGACAGAGGTTTATAATGATGTTATAACGTTTGATTATGACAAAACCATCGCAGAAGCTGATTCATCCATTGACCAGCAAGGTATTTCGGTTCGTTATCAGGACGGTGGTACAGGAACAGTCTATGGAAAAGCACGGTTCACCTTACCATCGGATGAAGAAACCATGTTGCACTTGCACAAGGATTTTCGTTCTAACCGAGGTGTTGCTCAAAAACTCATAAAATCAATCACAGAAGAAGGTATGAATCTGACGGCTGGTTTAATGAGCTCAGAAGAGGCTTATGCTGAAAAAAGAAGTATTTTCACCCAATGGGCGAATCAACAGATTTCCAAAGGTAAGTTTCAAACTAAACTGGAAAAAATCACCACGGTTGATGAAGGTACCGGAAAAACTGTGACTAAGAATATTCCGGTTATTAGTTATGGTGAAAACGGACTACCGATACATGTTGCCAGTGACATGGAAAAGTACGAAATCAGCGTTACCGGTTTTCAAATCACCGATTGGGACTTTGAGCCAAAAACATTGCAACAAATTGCCACCAAAAGGGAAGCAACCATGGCAATTATCACAGCTAAGGCGAATGCCGAAAGAGCGAAACAAGATGCTATTACTTCAGAAGAACAAGGTAAAGCTAATGTGATGACTGCTAAATATGAAAAAGAAGTGGTAAAAGCTCAGGCGATTGTTGATGCACAAAGAGAAAAAGAAATCGCTGTGATTGCCGCCGAACGACAAGTTGAAGTCGCCAGACAATTAAAACTGGAAGCTGAACAGAAAAAACTGGCAGCCGCTGAATACAAGCAAGAACAAATTCTTCGTGGTGAAGGTGATGCCGAATATAAGAAATTGGTAATGGAAGCCGATGGAGCCCTCCAACAAAAACTCGAAACCTATCAAAGAGTCATGGGCTATTTTGCCAAAGCTGTAGAAAGCCAGAAGTGGGTTCCTGAAATTCAAATGAGTAGCAATGGCTCCGAAGGTGGTGGTGATGCCGCCATGGCACTGATTGAAATGCTCAGCGTAAAAACAGCAAAAGACTTAGCATTGGATTTATCGGTTAATAACAACAAGAAATAA
- the acnA gene encoding aconitate hydratase AcnA produces MSNSFNTATTVSSNGKNYQIHSLVELGKKHNINRLPYSLKILLENLLRHENGVDVTKEDIEALCNWDAKAQPSTEIAFTPSRVVLQDFTGVPAVVDLAAMRDAMKNLGGDVQKINPLSPAELVIDHSVQVDKYGNQSAQSANEDIEYQRNMERYAFLKWGQKAFDTFKVVPPGNGIVHQVNLEKLARVTFGVEKDGVLQAYPDTVVGTDSHTTMINGIGVLGWGVGGIEAEAAMLGQAISMLIPQVVGFKLTGKLPEGTTATDLVLTIVEMLRKHGVVGKFVEFYGDGLQNLPLADRATIANMAPEYGATCGIFPVDAEAVKYLRLSGRSDEEVELVEAYAKAQGMWHTADSVDAEYSSTLELDMSTVVPSISGPKRPQDRIALSESKAKFQTLFADMEKGREKKSVAVTTEHGSFDLKDGDITVAAITSCTNTSNPAVMIGAGLLAKNAAEKGLKVKPWVKTSLAPGSRVVTQYLESAGVLDDLEKLNFFVVGYGCTTCIGNSGPLDPAISKAIQDNGLVATSVLSGNRNFEGRIHADIKMNFLASPPLVVAYALAGTVDFDLYNDSLGNDKDGNPVYLKDIWPSTHDVAQAIAENINADMFNKGYAGVFEGDDNWKAVKTSESEIFEWQDDSTYIKNPPYFDGMTLQAGSIEDISGARCLAKLGDSVTTDHISPAGAIAVDSPAGKYLNEKGVERKDFNSYGSRRGNHEVMMRGTFANIRLRNQLAPGTEGGWTRHQPTDKEMSIYDASRIYAEEGTPLVVVAGKEYGTGSSRDWAAKGTNLLGVKAVIVESFERIHRSNLVGMGVLPLQFKDGESADSLGLTGHETYSITGLENGASKVAQVTAKTNDGKKTHFEVIVRIDTPKEVEYMQHGGILQYVLRQLAQS; encoded by the coding sequence ATGAGCAATTCATTCAATACTGCCACTACAGTTTCAAGTAATGGCAAAAACTATCAAATCCACAGCCTGGTCGAATTAGGCAAAAAGCACAATATCAATCGTTTACCTTACAGTCTGAAAATTTTACTTGAGAATTTATTAAGGCATGAAAATGGTGTCGATGTCACCAAAGAAGACATTGAGGCACTATGTAACTGGGATGCAAAAGCACAGCCTTCGACAGAAATCGCTTTCACGCCATCAAGAGTGGTTTTACAGGATTTTACAGGTGTTCCGGCAGTTGTTGATTTGGCAGCGATGCGCGATGCGATGAAGAATTTGGGTGGTGATGTTCAAAAAATTAATCCTCTATCGCCGGCTGAGTTAGTTATTGATCACTCGGTACAAGTGGATAAGTACGGAAACCAATCGGCACAATCTGCCAATGAAGATATTGAATATCAAAGAAACATGGAGCGCTATGCGTTTTTGAAATGGGGTCAAAAAGCCTTTGATACTTTCAAGGTTGTTCCTCCCGGCAATGGAATTGTGCATCAGGTGAATTTGGAAAAACTTGCTCGTGTCACATTTGGAGTTGAAAAAGACGGTGTTTTACAAGCCTATCCGGATACAGTTGTGGGAACTGATTCTCACACAACTATGATTAACGGAATTGGAGTTCTGGGCTGGGGAGTTGGAGGAATTGAAGCCGAAGCAGCGATGTTGGGTCAGGCTATTTCTATGTTGATTCCTCAAGTTGTCGGATTCAAACTGACCGGAAAATTACCAGAAGGTACAACAGCAACGGATTTGGTTCTGACAATAGTGGAAATGCTGAGAAAACACGGAGTGGTTGGGAAGTTCGTAGAGTTTTACGGTGATGGTTTGCAAAACTTACCTTTGGCAGATCGGGCAACCATTGCTAATATGGCTCCGGAATATGGTGCAACGTGCGGAATTTTCCCGGTAGATGCGGAAGCAGTTAAATACCTGAGACTATCAGGGAGATCTGATGAAGAAGTTGAATTAGTCGAAGCTTATGCAAAGGCTCAAGGAATGTGGCATACAGCGGACTCTGTTGATGCAGAATACTCATCCACTTTGGAATTGGATATGAGTACGGTTGTACCGAGTATTTCCGGACCAAAACGCCCTCAGGATCGAATTGCTCTTTCAGAGTCCAAAGCGAAATTCCAAACCCTTTTTGCCGATATGGAAAAGGGCAGAGAGAAAAAATCGGTAGCAGTGACGACAGAACATGGTAGTTTTGATCTTAAAGATGGTGATATTACAGTTGCTGCAATTACTTCTTGTACCAATACATCCAATCCGGCAGTCATGATTGGAGCCGGTTTGTTAGCGAAAAATGCTGCTGAAAAAGGTTTGAAAGTAAAACCTTGGGTTAAAACATCATTAGCACCGGGCTCACGTGTGGTGACACAATATTTGGAAAGTGCAGGAGTTCTGGACGATTTGGAAAAATTGAATTTCTTCGTCGTTGGTTACGGTTGTACAACATGTATCGGAAACTCAGGTCCTTTAGATCCGGCAATTTCTAAAGCCATACAAGATAATGGTCTGGTGGCTACATCGGTTTTATCAGGTAATCGTAATTTTGAAGGTCGTATTCATGCCGATATTAAAATGAATTTCCTTGCATCTCCTCCTTTGGTTGTCGCTTATGCGTTGGCAGGAACGGTTGATTTTGATTTGTATAATGATTCACTTGGAAATGACAAAGATGGCAATCCTGTTTATCTGAAAGACATCTGGCCAAGCACTCATGATGTGGCGCAAGCGATTGCTGAGAACATCAATGCTGATATGTTCAACAAGGGTTATGCCGGCGTGTTTGAGGGTGATGATAACTGGAAAGCAGTTAAAACCTCAGAGTCAGAAATCTTCGAATGGCAAGATGATTCCACATACATTAAAAACCCTCCATACTTTGATGGTATGACACTGCAAGCAGGTAGCATTGAAGATATTTCCGGTGCAAGATGTTTAGCAAAATTGGGTGATAGTGTGACAACAGACCATATTTCTCCGGCAGGAGCGATAGCGGTTGACTCACCGGCCGGTAAATACCTTAATGAGAAAGGTGTAGAACGCAAAGATTTTAACTCTTATGGTTCTCGTCGTGGTAATCACGAAGTGATGATGCGTGGTACATTTGCCAACATCAGACTTCGCAATCAATTGGCTCCAGGTACTGAAGGTGGATGGACACGTCATCAGCCAACTGATAAAGAAATGTCGATTTACGATGCTTCCCGTATTTATGCTGAAGAGGGAACTCCTTTGGTTGTTGTTGCCGGTAAAGAATACGGAACAGGTTCGTCAAGAGATTGGGCGGCGAAAGGAACAAACTTACTTGGTGTTAAAGCAGTTATTGTTGAAAGTTTTGAAAGAATTCATCGCTCCAACCTTGTTGGAATGGGCGTTTTACCATTGCAATTTAAAGATGGTGAAAGTGCCGACTCATTAGGTTTAACCGGTCATGAAACATATTCAATCACAGGTTTGGAAAACGGAGCTTCTAAAGTCGCTCAGGTTACTGCAAAAACCAATGACGGCAAAAAGACACATTTTGAAGTGATAGTCAGAATTGATACTCCAAAAGAAGTTGAATACATGCAACACGGCGGTATTCTGCAATATGTGCTAAGACAATTAGCTCAGTCATAA
- a CDS encoding phosphomannomutase/phosphoglucomutase, with translation MISKKTSFKKLPLDLNITLIWGLLLVVSIIAIIVFGKTVLDINEESSLKKQMSDHSSAIASQVKTNYQATTQKVNNTISSVLAEQSEENDDLIIQSIKEKLPNALRVLINNQNLVDITPEAFPGINYATLDMLKIAKKDNKNPVAEIHLYGQKDQYLNFIHILDNQSDRYLIISLPVDEILRSLPQLNVTNGYIVLKQTSSQFVTVRLKSWGNLSNAENQVSNSYKVENSYFSIDSSFPEPSYLLKGMTMMSAIIGMLSSILLLVAVVLNILKKLKELKQKQSQPQPVYIPKARNEITDSGSGENNSDSTKSINKPENIPAIPDMKETNQIDKSIFRAYDIRGIVDEVLTTDAVRLIGQAIGTENLNRGKNSIVVARDGRLSGKKLLEALVEGLLKSGCNVINIGAVPTGVLYFATHHLEVGSGVMLTGSHNPPNYNGLKIMLNGETLSGELIMDLYYSIINNDLATGDASEQKMDIADDYVDYISSDIQLDDELKVVVDCGNGIGGEVGPQVLEEIGCEVIPLHCEIDGSFPNHHPDPSVPENLQDLITAVKSTDADIGIAFDGDADRLGVVTKSGEIIYPDRLLMLFAKDVLIRQPGASIIFDVKCTGHLPKEIVKNGGLPIIWKTGHSFIKAKIKETNAALAGEMSGHFFFNERWYGFDDGIYAAARLLEILDQEGRPAQDVFDELPNSVSTPELKCHTQEGENYAFMEKFQKSASFPDAHLTTIDGIRADFADGWGLVRCSNTTPCLVLRFDADNEEALNRIKEEFREQILKVDNSLKLPF, from the coding sequence ATGATCAGCAAGAAAACATCATTCAAGAAACTACCACTCGATTTAAATATCACACTTATCTGGGGTTTATTGCTTGTTGTTTCGATAATTGCAATCATTGTATTTGGTAAAACCGTTTTAGATATTAATGAAGAGTCCTCATTAAAAAAACAAATGAGCGATCACTCCAGTGCCATTGCATCTCAAGTCAAAACCAATTATCAAGCGACGACACAAAAAGTTAATAATACAATTTCATCAGTACTTGCTGAGCAATCCGAAGAAAATGATGATTTAATCATTCAGTCGATTAAAGAAAAGCTCCCAAATGCTTTACGAGTTCTGATTAACAATCAAAATCTTGTCGATATTACCCCTGAAGCATTTCCGGGTATTAATTATGCAACATTGGATATGTTGAAAATTGCCAAAAAGGACAATAAAAATCCGGTTGCGGAAATTCATCTTTATGGACAAAAAGACCAATATTTGAATTTTATTCACATTTTGGACAATCAATCAGACCGTTACCTGATAATCAGTCTTCCTGTCGATGAGATTTTAAGAAGTCTCCCTCAACTCAATGTTACGAATGGTTATATTGTCCTCAAGCAAACATCCAGTCAATTCGTCACTGTCAGGTTGAAATCATGGGGAAATCTTTCCAATGCGGAGAATCAAGTCTCAAATTCATACAAGGTTGAGAATAGCTATTTCAGCATTGACAGTTCATTTCCTGAACCAAGTTATTTACTCAAAGGAATGACAATGATGTCAGCTATTATTGGCATGTTGTCGTCAATTTTGCTCCTTGTCGCAGTCGTTCTGAATATTCTGAAGAAGCTGAAAGAATTGAAACAGAAACAATCTCAACCACAACCCGTCTATATTCCTAAGGCCAGAAACGAAATTACAGATTCAGGCAGTGGCGAAAACAATTCGGATTCTACAAAATCTATTAATAAACCGGAAAATATCCCTGCAATACCAGATATGAAAGAAACCAATCAAATTGATAAAAGTATATTCAGAGCTTATGACATCCGAGGCATCGTTGATGAAGTTTTAACGACAGATGCTGTCAGACTCATCGGTCAGGCTATCGGAACTGAGAACCTGAATCGTGGAAAAAACAGCATTGTTGTTGCTCGTGATGGTCGTTTATCCGGTAAAAAATTACTAGAAGCCCTGGTTGAAGGTTTGTTAAAAAGTGGTTGTAATGTAATCAATATTGGAGCTGTACCAACAGGTGTCCTTTACTTTGCCACTCATCATTTGGAAGTGGGTTCCGGTGTGATGCTGACAGGAAGTCACAATCCGCCAAATTATAACGGTTTGAAAATAATGCTCAACGGTGAAACTTTATCCGGTGAGTTGATTATGGATTTGTATTATTCAATTATTAATAATGATTTAGCGACTGGTGATGCCAGTGAACAAAAGATGGATATTGCTGATGATTATGTTGATTACATCTCTTCTGACATTCAGCTTGATGATGAATTGAAAGTGGTCGTTGATTGTGGAAACGGAATTGGCGGTGAGGTTGGCCCGCAAGTTCTTGAAGAAATTGGTTGCGAAGTCATTCCATTACATTGCGAAATTGATGGTAGCTTCCCGAATCACCATCCTGATCCAAGCGTCCCAGAAAACTTACAAGATTTGATTACAGCGGTCAAATCCACCGATGCTGACATCGGGATTGCATTTGACGGTGATGCCGATCGACTGGGTGTGGTGACAAAATCCGGTGAAATTATTTATCCGGATCGATTGCTCATGCTTTTCGCCAAAGATGTACTTATTCGTCAGCCGGGTGCAAGCATCATCTTCGATGTGAAATGCACCGGACATTTGCCCAAAGAAATTGTTAAAAATGGTGGTTTACCAATTATTTGGAAAACCGGGCACTCCTTTATCAAAGCAAAAATCAAAGAAACCAATGCCGCATTAGCCGGTGAAATGAGCGGGCATTTCTTCTTCAATGAACGCTGGTATGGTTTCGATGACGGTATTTATGCTGCTGCTAGGCTGCTTGAAATCCTCGATCAGGAAGGTCGTCCGGCTCAGGACGTTTTTGATGAGTTACCAAATAGTGTCAGCACTCCGGAACTCAAATGTCATACCCAAGAAGGCGAAAACTATGCCTTTATGGAAAAGTTCCAGAAATCTGCCAGCTTTCCGGATGCCCATCTCACTACAATTGACGGAATTCGTGCCGATTTTGCCGATGGTTGGGGTTTGGTCAGATGTTCCAACACCACACCGTGTTTGGTCCTACGCTTCGATGCCGATAATGAAGAGGCTTTGAACCGTATCAAAGAAGAATTCAGAGAGCAAATATTGAAAGTGGATAATTCTTTGAAGTTGCCTTTTTGA
- the radC gene encoding DNA repair protein RadC: MSIRNWPETERPRERLIKYGASHLSNAELLAIFLRTGIEGKTALDLARDLLSEFGDIGRIIEADFESFAKIKGLGIAKYCQLKATLEIMKRHFQCKVEESASFTNPELVETYLLSQFPQTENEVFACILLDNKHRLIEFEVLFKGTINQTQVYPRVVAQICLKKNAAAIIFAHNHPSGDLTPSDSDQQITEKLKESLKLIDVRVLDHFIIGKNQTLSMAQQGFM; the protein is encoded by the coding sequence ATGAGTATTCGTAACTGGCCGGAAACAGAAAGACCTCGTGAAAGATTGATTAAATACGGAGCTTCGCATTTGAGCAATGCGGAATTACTGGCGATTTTTTTAAGAACAGGAATTGAAGGGAAAACAGCATTGGATTTAGCTCGAGATTTATTATCAGAATTTGGTGATATTGGTCGAATTATTGAGGCTGATTTTGAGTCATTTGCAAAAATTAAAGGTCTGGGAATTGCCAAATATTGTCAATTAAAAGCCACATTAGAGATAATGAAACGACATTTCCAATGCAAAGTTGAAGAGAGTGCGTCGTTCACTAATCCTGAGCTCGTTGAAACCTATCTCCTTAGTCAGTTTCCACAAACAGAAAATGAAGTTTTTGCTTGTATATTGCTGGATAATAAGCACCGGCTTATCGAGTTTGAAGTTTTATTTAAAGGCACAATTAATCAAACTCAGGTTTATCCTCGAGTGGTGGCTCAAATTTGCTTAAAGAAAAATGCAGCAGCAATAATTTTTGCACACAATCACCCTTCCGGAGATTTAACACCAAGTGATTCTGACCAACAAATCACAGAAAAACTGAAAGAGTCATTGAAATTAATTGATGTCAGAGTTTTGGATCATTTTATCATTGGGAAAAACCAAACTCTTTCAATGGCTCAGCAAGGTTTTATGTAA